A section of the Sceloporus undulatus isolate JIND9_A2432 ecotype Alabama chromosome 3, SceUnd_v1.1, whole genome shotgun sequence genome encodes:
- the MOGAT1 gene encoding 2-acylglycerol O-acyltransferase 1, whose product MKLEFAPLRIPWARRVQTAAVFQWVFSFLLLAQCCCVIFMIFIFGDYWFISVFYALWLYLDWETPQTGGRRSQWVRNWTVWRYFKDYFPIHLIKTSDLDPSQNYLFGFHPHGVLVAGAFGNFCTEHTGFQKLFPGLTPYLHIVPFWFRCPFFRDYIMCGGVVSASKKSVSHVLSSEKGGNVAVIVIGGAEESLDARPGSLTLNILKRKGFIKVALKHGAQLVPVFSFGENELFRQIANPKGSWLRTWQEKLQKIVGFAMPLFHGRGIFQYSFGLMPYRKPIHTVVGNPIVVKQNLNPTLEEIDQLHEKYLQELENLFDKNKEKYGIPEHISLTFT is encoded by the exons CACAGTGTTGCTGTGTAATCTTTATGATCTTCATTTTTGGAGATTACTGGTTTATATCAGTGTTCTATGCACTCTGGCTCTACCTTGATTGGGAAACACCCCAGACTGGAGGGAGGAGATCTCAGTGGGTCAGAAACTGGACAGTGTGGAGATATTTCAAGGATTACTTTCCAATTCAT CTAATAAAAACCTCTGATTTGGATCCAAGTCAAAATTACCTCTTTGGATTCCATCCCCATGGTGTCCTTGTGGCTGGAGCCTTTGGAAACTTCTGCACAGAGCACACAGGATTTCAGAAGTTATTCCCTGGTCTGACTCCATACCTCCACATCGTGCCTTTCTGGTTTCGATGCCCTTTTTTCAGAGATTATATTATGTGTGGTG GAGTGGTTTCAGCATCCAAGAAGAGTGTGTCTCATGTGCTGAGCAGTGAAAAGGGTGGAAATGTTGCAGTGATTGTAATTGGAGGAGCGGAAGAGTCTTTGGATGCCCGTCCTGGAAGTTTAACTCTTAATATTCTCAAAAGGAAAGGATTCATTAAAGTAGCCTTGAAACATGG GGCTCAGCTGGTTCCAGTGTTTTCTTTTGGTGAAAATGAATTGTTCAGGCAAATAGCCAACCCAAAAGGATCATGGCTCAGAACATGGCAAGAGAAACTACAGAAGATTGTGGGGTTTGCTATGCCTCTGTTTCATGGCAGAGGGATCTTTCAGTATAGTTTTGGCTTGATGCCTTATAGGAAACCTATCCACACAGTCG TTGGAAATCCTATTGTTGTGAAGCAGAACCTGAATCCCACTCTTGAAGAGATTGACCAATTGCATGAGAAATATCTGCAGGAACTAGAGAACTTATTcgacaaaaacaaagaaaagtatGGCATACCTGAGCACATATCTCTCACCTTTACATAA